A genomic window from Chitinophagaceae bacterium includes:
- the zwf gene encoding glucose-6-phosphate dehydrogenase, with the protein MQLINRPKPTILFIFGGSGDLNYRKLSPALYNLFLDEMMPEQFAIVGLARAPFKEVAYRQRLLDGVKKFSRRKKEISKKWKECAQHISYLQMDVTDSKSYSKISAIIEKYEKEWKTKPVVVYYMAVAPQLVSTIVTHLTKLKLCDDAKFTRVVVEKPFGHDLQSAQALNQLLLGILEEEQIFRIDHFLGKETVQNILAMRFANTLFDPIWNRYYIDHVQITAAEAVGVEGRGAYYDHSGALRDMVQNHMLQLICMVAMEAPVAFDANEIRNKKVDVLNAIRRISNDMVHEMAARGQYASGTLDGKKAAAYRREKEVAPKSNTETFAAVKFYVDNWRWEGVPFYVRTGKYLQRKTTIITLQFRPTPHFAFPPEAADTMRPNRVTISIQPEMDIRIRFQSKRPGQSMILDPVDMVFNYHDAYAGNEPEAYETLLLDVMQGDATLFMRSDQVEAAWKVIQPILDVWEERSTVDFPNYKPGSWGPEDAEALIARDGRNWVTLPSNED; encoded by the coding sequence ATGCAACTAATAAATCGTCCAAAACCCACCATCCTATTCATATTTGGCGGAAGTGGTGACCTCAATTACCGCAAGCTTTCTCCTGCACTTTACAATTTGTTTTTGGATGAAATGATGCCCGAGCAGTTTGCGATTGTAGGACTTGCCCGTGCACCTTTCAAAGAGGTTGCGTATCGCCAAAGACTGCTGGATGGTGTGAAGAAATTTTCCCGCAGGAAAAAGGAAATCAGTAAAAAATGGAAGGAATGCGCACAACACATTTCTTACCTGCAAATGGATGTGACGGATAGTAAATCATATTCAAAAATATCAGCTATTATTGAAAAGTATGAAAAGGAGTGGAAGACAAAACCTGTTGTGGTTTATTACATGGCAGTAGCTCCGCAATTAGTCTCCACCATTGTAACCCACCTCACAAAATTAAAGCTGTGTGATGATGCAAAATTTACGCGGGTGGTGGTGGAAAAACCTTTTGGTCATGATTTACAAAGCGCACAGGCATTAAATCAACTGCTGCTTGGAATACTGGAGGAAGAACAGATCTTTCGCATTGATCATTTTCTTGGAAAAGAAACCGTGCAGAATATTCTTGCCATGCGATTTGCCAATACATTGTTTGACCCCATCTGGAACAGGTATTATATTGATCATGTTCAGATCACTGCAGCAGAAGCCGTTGGCGTTGAAGGCCGCGGTGCTTACTACGATCATTCAGGTGCTTTGCGTGACATGGTGCAGAACCACATGTTGCAATTGATCTGCATGGTGGCCATGGAAGCTCCTGTTGCGTTTGATGCCAACGAGATAAGAAATAAAAAAGTGGATGTGCTGAATGCGATCCGGAGAATCTCTAATGATATGGTGCATGAAATGGCGGCGCGCGGACAATATGCAAGTGGTACTTTAGATGGGAAAAAGGCAGCAGCTTACAGAAGAGAAAAGGAAGTCGCGCCTAAATCAAATACGGAAACTTTTGCTGCTGTAAAATTTTATGTAGACAACTGGAGATGGGAAGGCGTACCATTTTATGTGCGGACCGGAAAATACCTGCAACGTAAAACCACCATTATCACTTTACAATTTAGACCCACTCCGCATTTTGCATTTCCACCCGAAGCCGCCGACACTATGCGGCCCAATCGTGTCACCATCAGTATTCAACCGGAGATGGATATCCGCATCCGCTTCCAGTCTAAAAGGCCGGGTCAATCCATGATTCTTGATCCGGTGGATATGGTGTTCAATTATCATGATGCGTATGCTGGCAATGAACCGGAAGCATATGAAACACTGCTATTGGATGTAATGCAAGGTGATGCCACGTTATTTATGCGATCTGACCAGGTGGAAGCTGCCTGGAAGGTGATACAACCCATTTTAGACGTGTGGGAAGAAAGATCGACAGTTGATTTTCCTAACTATAAACCAGGTTCTTGGGGCCCTGAAGATGCGGAAGCATTGATAGCACGGGATGGCCGCAATTGGGTCACACTGCCATCAAATGAGGACTGA